One Loxodonta africana isolate mLoxAfr1 chromosome 15, mLoxAfr1.hap2, whole genome shotgun sequence genomic window carries:
- the PDCL3 gene encoding phosducin-like protein 3 isoform X2, with protein MQDPNADTEWNDILRKKGILPSKESSKELEKEAEEDEQRALQHSVVKTYEDMTLEELEDNEDEFNEEDERAIEIYRQQRLAEWKATKLKNKFGEVLEISGKDYVQEVTKAGEGLWVVLHLYKQGIPLCALINQHFSGLARKFPDVKFIKAISTTCIPNYPDKNLPTIFVYLEGDIKAQFIGPLVFGGMNLTRDELEWQLSESGAIKTDLEENPRKRVEDALLSSVRSSVPTRRGSDSEDD; from the exons ATGCAG GACCCCAATGCAGACACCGAGTGGAATGACATCTTACGCAAAAAGGGCATCTTGCCTTCTAAGGAGAGTTCGAAAGAATTGGAAAAGGAAGCAGAAGAGGACGAGCAGCGAGCCCTTCAGCATTCAGTTG TGAAAACGTATGAAGATATGACATTGGAAGAGCTGGAGGATAATGAAGATGAGTTTAACGAGGAGGACGAACGTGCTATTGAAATATACAG gCAGCAAAGACTGGCTGAGTGGAAAGCAActaaactgaagaataaatttggaGAAGTTTTGGAGATCTCTGGAAAGGATTATGTTCAAGAAGTTACTAAAGCTGGTGAGGGCTTGTGGGTAGTCTTGCACCTTTACAAGCAAGG GATCCCCCTCTGTGCCCTGATAAACCAACACTTCAGTGGACttgcaaggaagtttcctgatgTTAAATTTATCAAAGCCATTTCAACAACCTGTATACCCAATTATCCTGATAAGAACCTGCCCACAATATTTGTTTACCTTGAAGGAGACATCAAAGCTCAGTTTATTGGTCCTTTAGTGTTTGGTGGCATGAACCTGACAAGAGACG AATTGGAGTGGCAGTTATCTGAATCTGGAGCAATCAAGACGGACCTGGAGGAGAATCCCAGGAAACGAGTAGAAGACGCGTTACTGTCGTCGGTGCGGAGCTCGGTCCCCACAAGGAGAGGCAGTGATTCCGAGGATGACTGA
- the PDCL3 gene encoding phosducin-like protein 3 isoform X3, which produces MWKRRLRGVKDLAGGSHHLKLDPNADTEWNDILRKKGILPSKESSKELEKEAEEDEQRALQHSVVKTYEDMTLEELEDNEDEFNEEDERAIEIYRIPLCALINQHFSGLARKFPDVKFIKAISTTCIPNYPDKNLPTIFVYLEGDIKAQFIGPLVFGGMNLTRDELEWQLSESGAIKTDLEENPRKRVEDALLSSVRSSVPTRRGSDSEDD; this is translated from the exons ATGTGGAAGCGGAGGCTCAGAGGAGTGAAGGATCTCGCCGGAGGGTCCCACCACTTAAAACTG GACCCCAATGCAGACACCGAGTGGAATGACATCTTACGCAAAAAGGGCATCTTGCCTTCTAAGGAGAGTTCGAAAGAATTGGAAAAGGAAGCAGAAGAGGACGAGCAGCGAGCCCTTCAGCATTCAGTTG TGAAAACGTATGAAGATATGACATTGGAAGAGCTGGAGGATAATGAAGATGAGTTTAACGAGGAGGACGAACGTGCTATTGAAATATACAG GATCCCCCTCTGTGCCCTGATAAACCAACACTTCAGTGGACttgcaaggaagtttcctgatgTTAAATTTATCAAAGCCATTTCAACAACCTGTATACCCAATTATCCTGATAAGAACCTGCCCACAATATTTGTTTACCTTGAAGGAGACATCAAAGCTCAGTTTATTGGTCCTTTAGTGTTTGGTGGCATGAACCTGACAAGAGACG AATTGGAGTGGCAGTTATCTGAATCTGGAGCAATCAAGACGGACCTGGAGGAGAATCCCAGGAAACGAGTAGAAGACGCGTTACTGTCGTCGGTGCGGAGCTCGGTCCCCACAAGGAGAGGCAGTGATTCCGAGGATGACTGA
- the PDCL3 gene encoding phosducin-like protein 3 isoform X1 has protein sequence MWKRRLRGVKDLAGGSHHLKLDPNADTEWNDILRKKGILPSKESSKELEKEAEEDEQRALQHSVVKTYEDMTLEELEDNEDEFNEEDERAIEIYRQQRLAEWKATKLKNKFGEVLEISGKDYVQEVTKAGEGLWVVLHLYKQGIPLCALINQHFSGLARKFPDVKFIKAISTTCIPNYPDKNLPTIFVYLEGDIKAQFIGPLVFGGMNLTRDELEWQLSESGAIKTDLEENPRKRVEDALLSSVRSSVPTRRGSDSEDD, from the exons ATGTGGAAGCGGAGGCTCAGAGGAGTGAAGGATCTCGCCGGAGGGTCCCACCACTTAAAACTG GACCCCAATGCAGACACCGAGTGGAATGACATCTTACGCAAAAAGGGCATCTTGCCTTCTAAGGAGAGTTCGAAAGAATTGGAAAAGGAAGCAGAAGAGGACGAGCAGCGAGCCCTTCAGCATTCAGTTG TGAAAACGTATGAAGATATGACATTGGAAGAGCTGGAGGATAATGAAGATGAGTTTAACGAGGAGGACGAACGTGCTATTGAAATATACAG gCAGCAAAGACTGGCTGAGTGGAAAGCAActaaactgaagaataaatttggaGAAGTTTTGGAGATCTCTGGAAAGGATTATGTTCAAGAAGTTACTAAAGCTGGTGAGGGCTTGTGGGTAGTCTTGCACCTTTACAAGCAAGG GATCCCCCTCTGTGCCCTGATAAACCAACACTTCAGTGGACttgcaaggaagtttcctgatgTTAAATTTATCAAAGCCATTTCAACAACCTGTATACCCAATTATCCTGATAAGAACCTGCCCACAATATTTGTTTACCTTGAAGGAGACATCAAAGCTCAGTTTATTGGTCCTTTAGTGTTTGGTGGCATGAACCTGACAAGAGACG AATTGGAGTGGCAGTTATCTGAATCTGGAGCAATCAAGACGGACCTGGAGGAGAATCCCAGGAAACGAGTAGAAGACGCGTTACTGTCGTCGGTGCGGAGCTCGGTCCCCACAAGGAGAGGCAGTGATTCCGAGGATGACTGA